A part of Pararhizobium sp. A13 genomic DNA contains:
- a CDS encoding DUF192 domain-containing protein: MRARLPRRAGSALVALFLWLVPFCAPAAEVTFDTAPLQIIAAGGKVYRFTVELAVDSDQRAQGLMNRRHMPRDRGMLFDFGETRRVMMWMKDTYLPLDMLFIARDGKVEAVRENAVPLSEAIIDSRVPVAFVLELNAGTVSRLGLAPGDIVDSQRISGAKP, translated from the coding sequence ATGCGGGCGCGCCTCCCGCGCCGTGCCGGAAGCGCCCTCGTGGCGCTTTTTTTATGGCTAGTTCCGTTTTGCGCCCCTGCAGCGGAGGTCACCTTCGACACGGCACCCCTGCAGATCATCGCCGCCGGCGGCAAGGTTTACAGGTTTACCGTCGAACTGGCGGTGGATAGCGATCAGCGCGCGCAGGGCCTGATGAACCGCCGTCACATGCCGCGGGATCGCGGCATGCTGTTCGATTTCGGTGAGACGCGCCGGGTGATGATGTGGATGAAGGACACCTACCTTCCGCTCGACATGCTGTTCATCGCCCGGGACGGCAAGGTCGAGGCGGTGCGTGAAAACGCAGTGCCCTTGTCCGAAGCCATCATCGATTCCCGTGTGCCGGTCGCCTTCGTTCTCGAATTGAACGCTGGTACTGTCAGCCGCCTTGGTCTTGCCCCCGGGGACATCGTCGACAGCCAGCGTATATCCGGCGCAAAGCCTTAG
- a CDS encoding cold-shock protein yields MADRISPKGVTPDDDFGNDALDLIEITGVIKWFDVAKGFGFIVPDNGMQDVLVHVTCLRRDGYQTVLEGARVVALIQKRDRGYQAFRILSMDQSTAVHPSQLPPVKTHVQVTPTSGLERVLVKWFNRTKGFGFLTRGDGTEDIFIHMETLRRFGLTELRPGQTVLVRFGDGDKGLMAAEIHPDVPAPTGRAH; encoded by the coding sequence ATGGCGGACAGGATTTCACCGAAGGGCGTCACGCCGGATGATGACTTTGGCAATGACGCGCTTGATCTGATCGAAATCACCGGCGTGATCAAATGGTTCGACGTTGCCAAGGGGTTCGGCTTCATCGTGCCTGACAACGGCATGCAGGACGTGCTTGTTCATGTCACCTGCCTGCGCCGCGACGGCTATCAGACCGTCCTTGAAGGCGCCCGAGTCGTTGCCTTGATCCAGAAGCGCGACCGCGGCTACCAGGCTTTCCGCATCCTTTCGATGGATCAGTCGACGGCGGTCCACCCGTCGCAACTGCCGCCGGTCAAGACGCATGTTCAGGTGACGCCGACCAGTGGGCTGGAGCGGGTGCTCGTCAAGTGGTTCAACCGCACCAAGGGCTTCGGTTTCCTGACGCGCGGTGATGGCACCGAGGACATCTTCATCCATATGGAAACACTTCGTCGCTTTGGACTTACCGAACTGCGTCCCGGCCAGACCGTTCTGGTTCGCTTCGGCGATGGCGACAAGGGTCTGATGGCGGCCGAAATCCACCCAGACGTCCCGGCGCCGACCGGTCGGGCGCACTGA